One window of the Populus nigra chromosome 4, ddPopNigr1.1, whole genome shotgun sequence genome contains the following:
- the LOC133692778 gene encoding two-component response regulator ARR14-like isoform X1 — MQTSYILQQKHIYLSLPLCACQIVPLSPVGSVPDMTSEQFLSVDVTKNNASSFAKGVRILVVESDPTCLRIVSKMLQAFGYEVTTATRATDALHILREKEDEINLILIETHLPDMDQYEIIETVRAMSSSLPIVVFSADNNLSAMLGWLYKGAALYLMKPIVKNDVKNLWQLTYRKKKKTTISSVGSNSFHAGLAEENASSVTAGIPSLLSTMGQSDQMGKRKELEETDNDDEDNGNLTVLKKPELVWTNELHNRFLQAIRILGVDGAHPKKILQHMNVAGLKKENVSSHLQKFRLSLKREQDATQKTMIRDHHPSLTLNLQGGFSQFTNPQFFMAISQSEHRNNIQNNLCSPVSMHSLGSAHSLTQVNTNYDGMLIPSYGQQSKQLDRTYPNCSHTGIGTTNDGNFASLGQKGNHNVEEYLNQGTTFSNVGTHGPTFLGNSQQQLQFPQLQPQPLPEKEDESDIPNIVTEARNEFLDYPNNDLWL, encoded by the exons ATGCAGACATCCTATATTTTACAGCAGAAGCATATCTATCTGAGTCTCCCTCTCTGTGCCTGTCAAATTGTCCCTCTCTCCCCTGTAGGTTCTGTTCCAGACATGACTAGTGAGCAGTTTCTCTCAGTTGATGTTACAAAAAATAATGCTAGCTCATTTGCTAAAGGTGTTAGAATCTTGGTTGTGGAAAGTGATCCTACATGCCTCAGAATTGTGTCAAAAATGCTTCAGGCATTTGGATATGAAG TTACAACTGCTACACGAGCCACTGATGCATTGCACATTTTACGggagaaagaagatgaaattaacctTATTCTGATAGAAACTCACTTGCCTGATATGGATCAATATGAGATCATTGAGACAGTGAGAGCAATGTCTTCTTCTTTGCCCATTGTCG TTTTTTCAGCTGATAACAATTTGAGCGCCATGTTAGGCTGGCTGTATAAAGGGGCTGCACTTTATCTTATGAAGCCAATCGTCAAGAACGATGTAAAAAACCTTTGGCAGTTAacatatagaaagaaaaaaaagacaactatATCTAGCGTAGGATCAAACAGCTTTCATGCTGGGTTGGCAGAGGAGAATGCTTCAAGTGTGACCGCAGGGATCCCATCACTCTTAAGTACCATGGGGCAGAGTGACCAAATGGGAAAAAGAAAGGAGCTAGAAGAGACAGATAACGATGATGAAGATAATGGCAATTTGACTGTTCTAAAGAAGCCAGAGCTTGTTTGGACTAATGAGCTGCATAACAGATTCTTGCAAGCTATCAGGATATTAGGCGTTGATG GTGCCCATCCAAAGAAAATACTTCAGCACATGAATGTCGCAGggctaaagaaagaaaatgtttcAAGCCATTTACAG AAATTTCGTCTTTCCTTGAAGCGGGAACAAGATGCAACACAGAAGACCATGATTAGAGATCACCATCCTTCATTGACTTTGAATTTACAAGGAGGGTTTTCTCAATTCACAAACCCGCAATTCTTCATGGCAATATCTCAATCAGAACACAGAAACAATATCCAGAATAATCTCTGTAGTCCTGTGTCAATGCATTCCCTTGGTTCTGCACATTCTCTTACTCAAGTGAACACAAACTATGATGGCATGTTGATTCCTAGCTATGGGCAACAAAGCAAACAGCTAGACCGTACTTACCCCAATTGCAGTCATACTGGAATTGGGACTACTAATGATGGGAACTTTGCAAGTTTAGGACAGAAAGGAAATCATAATGTGGAAGAATATCTCAATCAAGGAACCACTTTCTCCAATGTTGGAACTCATGGCCCAACATTTCTGGGCAACTCTCAGCAGCAGCTGCAGTTTCCACAGCTACAGCCTCAACCACTTCCAGAGAAGGAAGATGAATCTGACATTCCCAATATCGTAACAGAGGCAAGGAATGAGTTCCTTGACTATCCTAATAATGATCTCTG GCTCTGA
- the LOC133692778 gene encoding two-component response regulator ARR14-like isoform X3, protein MTSEQFLSVDVTKNNASSFAKGVRILVVESDPTCLRIVSKMLQAFGYEVTTATRATDALHILREKEDEINLILIETHLPDMDQYEIIETVRAMSSSLPIVVFSADNNLSAMLGWLYKGAALYLMKPIVKNDVKNLWQLTYRKKKKTTISSVGSNSFHAGLAEENASSVTAGIPSLLSTMGQSDQMGKRKELEETDNDDEDNGNLTVLKKPELVWTNELHNRFLQAIRILGVDGAHPKKILQHMNVAGLKKENVSSHLQKFRLSLKREQDATQKTMIRDHHPSLTLNLQGGFSQFTNPQFFMAISQSEHRNNIQNNLCSPVSMHSLGSAHSLTQVNTNYDGMLIPSYGQQSKQLDRTYPNCSHTGIGTTNDGNFASLGQKGNHNVEEYLNQGTTFSNVGTHGPTFLGNSQQQLQFPQLQPQPLPEKEDESDIPNIVTEARNEFLDYPNNDLWL, encoded by the exons ATGACTAGTGAGCAGTTTCTCTCAGTTGATGTTACAAAAAATAATGCTAGCTCATTTGCTAAAGGTGTTAGAATCTTGGTTGTGGAAAGTGATCCTACATGCCTCAGAATTGTGTCAAAAATGCTTCAGGCATTTGGATATGAAG TTACAACTGCTACACGAGCCACTGATGCATTGCACATTTTACGggagaaagaagatgaaattaacctTATTCTGATAGAAACTCACTTGCCTGATATGGATCAATATGAGATCATTGAGACAGTGAGAGCAATGTCTTCTTCTTTGCCCATTGTCG TTTTTTCAGCTGATAACAATTTGAGCGCCATGTTAGGCTGGCTGTATAAAGGGGCTGCACTTTATCTTATGAAGCCAATCGTCAAGAACGATGTAAAAAACCTTTGGCAGTTAacatatagaaagaaaaaaaagacaactatATCTAGCGTAGGATCAAACAGCTTTCATGCTGGGTTGGCAGAGGAGAATGCTTCAAGTGTGACCGCAGGGATCCCATCACTCTTAAGTACCATGGGGCAGAGTGACCAAATGGGAAAAAGAAAGGAGCTAGAAGAGACAGATAACGATGATGAAGATAATGGCAATTTGACTGTTCTAAAGAAGCCAGAGCTTGTTTGGACTAATGAGCTGCATAACAGATTCTTGCAAGCTATCAGGATATTAGGCGTTGATG GTGCCCATCCAAAGAAAATACTTCAGCACATGAATGTCGCAGggctaaagaaagaaaatgtttcAAGCCATTTACAG AAATTTCGTCTTTCCTTGAAGCGGGAACAAGATGCAACACAGAAGACCATGATTAGAGATCACCATCCTTCATTGACTTTGAATTTACAAGGAGGGTTTTCTCAATTCACAAACCCGCAATTCTTCATGGCAATATCTCAATCAGAACACAGAAACAATATCCAGAATAATCTCTGTAGTCCTGTGTCAATGCATTCCCTTGGTTCTGCACATTCTCTTACTCAAGTGAACACAAACTATGATGGCATGTTGATTCCTAGCTATGGGCAACAAAGCAAACAGCTAGACCGTACTTACCCCAATTGCAGTCATACTGGAATTGGGACTACTAATGATGGGAACTTTGCAAGTTTAGGACAGAAAGGAAATCATAATGTGGAAGAATATCTCAATCAAGGAACCACTTTCTCCAATGTTGGAACTCATGGCCCAACATTTCTGGGCAACTCTCAGCAGCAGCTGCAGTTTCCACAGCTACAGCCTCAACCACTTCCAGAGAAGGAAGATGAATCTGACATTCCCAATATCGTAACAGAGGCAAGGAATGAGTTCCTTGACTATCCTAATAATGATCTCTG GCTCTGA
- the LOC133690770 gene encoding uncharacterized protein LOC133690770: MSSFSTSLMAFIVSNKPMFTLMSVADAATWYCALVLLALILLASLREASPTYGDDRHHDVVVEGNQIFYRPCDEIYVVKEGETLHTISDKCDDPFIVEENPHIHDPDDVFPGLVIKITPSRSRKLLR, translated from the coding sequence ATGTCTTCTTTCTCCACATCTCTCATGGCTTTCATAGTCTCAAACAAGCCTATGTTTACGTTGATGTCCGTAGCTGATGCAGCTACATGGTACTGTGCCCTTGTTCTTCTTGCTCTAATATTGCTTGCTTCTTTAAGAGAGGCATCTCCCACATACGGTGATGATCGTCACCATGATGTTGTCGTTGAAGGCAATCAAATATTTTACCGGCCGTGCGATGAAATTTATGTTGTGAAAGAAGGAGAAACCCTTCACACCATCAGTGATAAGTGCGATGACCCTTTTATAGTGGAGGAGAATCCTCATATTCATGATCCTGATGATGTTTTTCCTGGTCTTGTTATCAAGATTACTCCTTCAAGGTCTAGGAAATTATTGCGGTAG
- the LOC133692778 gene encoding two-component response regulator ARR14-like isoform X2 has translation MQTSYILQQKHIYLSLPLCACQIVPLSPVGSVPDMTSEQFLSVDVTKNNASSFAKGVRILVVESDPTCLRIVSKMLQAFGYEVTTATRATDALHILREKEDEINLILIETHLPDMDQYEIIETVRAMSSSLPIVVFSADNNLSAMLGWLYKGAALYLMKPIVKNDVKNLWQLTYRKKKKTTISSVGSNSFHAGLAEENASSVTAGIPSLLSTMGQSDQMGKRKELEETDNDDEDNGNLTVLKKPELVWTNELHNRFLQAIRILGVDGAHPKKILQHMNVAGLKKENVSSHLQKFRLSLKREQDATQKTMIRDHHPSLTLNLQGGFSQFTNPQFFMAISQSEHRNNIQNNLCSPVSMHSLGSAHSLTQVNTNYDGMLIPSYGQQSKQLDRTYPNCSHTGIGTTNDGNFASLGQKGNHNVEEYLNQGTTFSNVGTHGPTFLGNSQQQLQFPQLQPQPLPEKEDESDIPNIVTEARNEFLDYPNNDLW, from the exons ATGCAGACATCCTATATTTTACAGCAGAAGCATATCTATCTGAGTCTCCCTCTCTGTGCCTGTCAAATTGTCCCTCTCTCCCCTGTAGGTTCTGTTCCAGACATGACTAGTGAGCAGTTTCTCTCAGTTGATGTTACAAAAAATAATGCTAGCTCATTTGCTAAAGGTGTTAGAATCTTGGTTGTGGAAAGTGATCCTACATGCCTCAGAATTGTGTCAAAAATGCTTCAGGCATTTGGATATGAAG TTACAACTGCTACACGAGCCACTGATGCATTGCACATTTTACGggagaaagaagatgaaattaacctTATTCTGATAGAAACTCACTTGCCTGATATGGATCAATATGAGATCATTGAGACAGTGAGAGCAATGTCTTCTTCTTTGCCCATTGTCG TTTTTTCAGCTGATAACAATTTGAGCGCCATGTTAGGCTGGCTGTATAAAGGGGCTGCACTTTATCTTATGAAGCCAATCGTCAAGAACGATGTAAAAAACCTTTGGCAGTTAacatatagaaagaaaaaaaagacaactatATCTAGCGTAGGATCAAACAGCTTTCATGCTGGGTTGGCAGAGGAGAATGCTTCAAGTGTGACCGCAGGGATCCCATCACTCTTAAGTACCATGGGGCAGAGTGACCAAATGGGAAAAAGAAAGGAGCTAGAAGAGACAGATAACGATGATGAAGATAATGGCAATTTGACTGTTCTAAAGAAGCCAGAGCTTGTTTGGACTAATGAGCTGCATAACAGATTCTTGCAAGCTATCAGGATATTAGGCGTTGATG GTGCCCATCCAAAGAAAATACTTCAGCACATGAATGTCGCAGggctaaagaaagaaaatgtttcAAGCCATTTACAG AAATTTCGTCTTTCCTTGAAGCGGGAACAAGATGCAACACAGAAGACCATGATTAGAGATCACCATCCTTCATTGACTTTGAATTTACAAGGAGGGTTTTCTCAATTCACAAACCCGCAATTCTTCATGGCAATATCTCAATCAGAACACAGAAACAATATCCAGAATAATCTCTGTAGTCCTGTGTCAATGCATTCCCTTGGTTCTGCACATTCTCTTACTCAAGTGAACACAAACTATGATGGCATGTTGATTCCTAGCTATGGGCAACAAAGCAAACAGCTAGACCGTACTTACCCCAATTGCAGTCATACTGGAATTGGGACTACTAATGATGGGAACTTTGCAAGTTTAGGACAGAAAGGAAATCATAATGTGGAAGAATATCTCAATCAAGGAACCACTTTCTCCAATGTTGGAACTCATGGCCCAACATTTCTGGGCAACTCTCAGCAGCAGCTGCAGTTTCCACAGCTACAGCCTCAACCACTTCCAGAGAAGGAAGATGAATCTGACATTCCCAATATCGTAACAGAGGCAAGGAATGAGTTCCTTGACTATCCTAATAATGATCTCTGGTAG
- the LOC133691819 gene encoding probable xyloglucan endotransglucosylase/hydrolase protein 27 isoform X1, which translates to MADPAIHHETQPINQIAIDYTPEACTHCPESNSITLTYDYRGGARWRSTTRFLCGTFSSLIQCPKGNTSGLNFNIYLSSLEGDKSQDEIDFEFLGKDKTIVQTNYYASGTGNREEIHDLGFDCSDAFHECVIKWCPNFIEWLIDGKVVRKVEKREGEGFPEKPMFLYASIWDASYICDATWTGPYMGCDAPYVCLYKDICVPVGTAVECSCDS; encoded by the exons ATGGCGGATCCAGCAATCCACCACGAGACCCAACCCATTAACCAAATCGCCATAGACTACACCCCAGAGGCATGCACTCACTGCCCGGAGTCCAATTCCATCACTCTCACATACGACTACCGTGGGGGCGCACGGTGGCGCAGTACCACCCGCTTTCTTTGCGGCACTTTCAGTTCTCTCATCCAATGTCCCAAAGGTAACACGAGTGGCCTTAACTTCAACATCTATCTTTCTTCTCTTGAAGGTGACAAATCCCAAGATGAGATCGACTTTGAGTTTCTTGGTAAAGACAAGACCATCGTACAAACTAATTACTACGCTTCAG GGACTGGGAACAGAGAAGAAATTCATGATCTGGGGTTTGATTGTTCTGATGCGTTTCATGAGTGTGTAATAAAGTGGTGTCCAAATTTCATAGAGTGGTTGATTGATGGAAAGGTGGTGAGGAAAGTGGAGAAAAGGGAAGGGGAGGGATTCCCTGAGAAACCCATGTTTTTGTATGCTTCAATTTGGGATGCAAGCTACATTTGTGACGCAACTTGGACTGGACCTTATATGGGGTGTGATGCACCTTATGTTTGTCTCTACAAGGACATTTGTGTGCCTGTTGGGACTGCGGTGGAGTGTTCTTGTGATTCTTGA
- the LOC133690707 gene encoding uncharacterized protein LOC133690707: MNNNTTPPPLPDLILSLEQATLMAKQLPSTTDPNHLLQIYSSLHHAHHHLSSFLSQNHQLPSFPLQPPPQENSLSSATGADENGNEPMQVGDDDEENSSKVVSIEKVEERMRDCFIKNKRLKRPLSPSTVAVAEERRLYDDGFGGGIVGFDPRETRLRALDLIYQFHG; the protein is encoded by the coding sequence ATGAACAACAACACCACACCACCGCCACTACCTGACCTGATACTATCATTGGAGCAAGCAACACTAATGGCTAAACAACTCCCATCAACAACTGACCCCAACCACCTCCTCCAAATCTATTCCTCTCTCCACCATGCCCACCATCACCTCTCCTCTTTCCTCTCTCAAAACCACCAACTCCCTTCTTTCCCTCTTCAACCCCCACCACAAGAGAACTCTCTCTCCTCGGCAACTGGGGCTGATGAGAATGGAAACGAGCCTATGCAAGTtggagatgatgatgaagagaATTCCAGCAAGGTGGTATCTATTGAGAAGGTAGAGGAGAGGATGAGAGATTGTTTTATTAAGAATAAGAGGCTTAAAAGACCTCTTTCTCCGTCAACGGTGGCGGTGGCGGAGGAGAGGAGGCTGTATGATGATGGGTTTGGGGGAGGAATTGTGGGCTTTGATCCCCGTGAGACTAGGTTGAGGGCTTTGGATCTTATCTACCAGTTTCATGGCTGA
- the LOC133690705 gene encoding protein-ribulosamine 3-kinase, chloroplastic isoform X1 encodes MHIQYKQDTLKNRVAKHTKKRRVEGKGDKKMVASYIGISSLNSSCFPPRPCFAKRKPFAVSAAMSDDPISDWIMSEGNATQITRTSAIGGGCINNARRYDTDAGSFFVKTNRGIGPSMFEGEALGLGAMYETRTIRVPRPFKVGSLPTGGSYIIMEFIEFGASRGNQSVLGRKLAEMHKAGKSEKGFGFDVDNTIGSTPQINTWTSDWIEFYGKHRLGYQLKLALDQYGDSTIYQKGKRLVKNMAPLFQNIVIEPCLLHGDLWSGNISSDKNGEPVILDPACYYGHNEAEFGMSWCAGFGGSFYNAYFEVMPKQPGFEKRREIYLLYHYLNHYNLFGSSYRSSAMSIIDDYLLMLGV; translated from the exons ATGCACATCCAGTACAAACAGGATACACTAAAAAACAGGGTGGCAAAGCATACAAAGAAAAGACGAGTAGAAGgaaaaggagataaaaaaatGGTGGCGTCATACATTGGTATTTCATCTCTCAATTCTTCTTGTTTTCCTCCTCGACCTTGCTTTGCTAAACGCAAACCATTTGCAG TTTCAGCTGCAATGAGCGATGATCCAATCAGTGATTGGATTATGTCAGAAGGAAATGCAACCCAGATAACACGAACTAGTGCCATTGGTGGTGGTTGTATCAACAATGCAAGGCGTTATGACACTGATGCTGGTTCTTTCtttgtaaaaacaaacag GGGTATTGGACCATCCATGTTTGAGGGAGAGGCTCTTGGCCTGGGTGCTATGTATGAAACCAGAACAATCAGGGTACCTAGGCCATTTAAG GTTGGATCCCTACCAACAGGTGGATCATACATCATTATGGAGTTTATCGAATTTGGGGCATCTAGAGGCAATCAG TCTGTTCTAGGGAGAAAGCTCGCTGAAATGCATAAAGCTGGGAAATCTGAAAAAGGCTTTGGTTTCGATGTTGATAATACCATTGGCAG TACTCCACAGATAAACACTTGGACATCAGACTGGATAGAGTTTTACGGAAAACACAGATTGGGTTACCAACTTAAGTTGGCATTAGATCAATATGGTGATTCAACCATTTATCAAAAAG GAAAAAGATTGGTGAAGAACATGGCACCTCTCTTTCAAAACATTGTCATAGAGCCATGCTTACTTCATGGAGACTTGTGGAGTGGGAATATTAGCTCTGACAAGAATGGCGAGCCTGTTATACTAGACCCAGCATGCTATT ATGGACACAATGAAGCAGAATTTGGAATGTCATGGTGTGCTGGTTTTGGAGGATCATTTTACAATGCTTATTTTGAG GTGATGCCCAAACAACCAGGCTTTGAGAAGAGGAGAGAGATCTATTTGCTGTATCACTACCTGAATCATTACAATCTCTTTGGTTCCAGTTATCGGTCATCAGCAATGTCAATAATAGATGATTATCTGCTGATGCTAGGAGTGTAA
- the LOC133691819 gene encoding probable xyloglucan endotransglucosylase/hydrolase protein 17 isoform X2, whose translation MADPAIHHETQPINQIAIDYTPEACTHCPESNSITLTYDYRGGARWRSTTRFLCGTFSSLIQCPKGTGNREEIHDLGFDCSDAFHECVIKWCPNFIEWLIDGKVVRKVEKREGEGFPEKPMFLYASIWDASYICDATWTGPYMGCDAPYVCLYKDICVPVGTAVECSCDS comes from the exons ATGGCGGATCCAGCAATCCACCACGAGACCCAACCCATTAACCAAATCGCCATAGACTACACCCCAGAGGCATGCACTCACTGCCCGGAGTCCAATTCCATCACTCTCACATACGACTACCGTGGGGGCGCACGGTGGCGCAGTACCACCCGCTTTCTTTGCGGCACTTTCAGTTCTCTCATCCAATGTCCCAAAG GGACTGGGAACAGAGAAGAAATTCATGATCTGGGGTTTGATTGTTCTGATGCGTTTCATGAGTGTGTAATAAAGTGGTGTCCAAATTTCATAGAGTGGTTGATTGATGGAAAGGTGGTGAGGAAAGTGGAGAAAAGGGAAGGGGAGGGATTCCCTGAGAAACCCATGTTTTTGTATGCTTCAATTTGGGATGCAAGCTACATTTGTGACGCAACTTGGACTGGACCTTATATGGGGTGTGATGCACCTTATGTTTGTCTCTACAAGGACATTTGTGTGCCTGTTGGGACTGCGGTGGAGTGTTCTTGTGATTCTTGA
- the LOC133690705 gene encoding protein-ribulosamine 3-kinase, chloroplastic isoform X2, with protein MHIQYKQDTLKNRVAKHTKKRRVEGKGDKKMVASYIGISSLNSSCFPPRPCFAKRKPFAVSAAMSDDPISDWIMSEGNATQITRTSAIGGGCINNARRYDTDAGSFFVKTNRGIGPSMFEGEALGLGAMYETRTIRVPRPFKVGSLPTGGSYIIMEFIEFGASRGNQGESSLKCIKLGNLKKALVSMLIIPLAGKRLVKNMAPLFQNIVIEPCLLHGDLWSGNISSDKNGEPVILDPACYYGHNEAEFGMSWCAGFGGSFYNAYFEVMPKQPGFEKRREIYLLYHYLNHYNLFGSSYRSSAMSIIDDYLLMLGV; from the exons ATGCACATCCAGTACAAACAGGATACACTAAAAAACAGGGTGGCAAAGCATACAAAGAAAAGACGAGTAGAAGgaaaaggagataaaaaaatGGTGGCGTCATACATTGGTATTTCATCTCTCAATTCTTCTTGTTTTCCTCCTCGACCTTGCTTTGCTAAACGCAAACCATTTGCAG TTTCAGCTGCAATGAGCGATGATCCAATCAGTGATTGGATTATGTCAGAAGGAAATGCAACCCAGATAACACGAACTAGTGCCATTGGTGGTGGTTGTATCAACAATGCAAGGCGTTATGACACTGATGCTGGTTCTTTCtttgtaaaaacaaacag GGGTATTGGACCATCCATGTTTGAGGGAGAGGCTCTTGGCCTGGGTGCTATGTATGAAACCAGAACAATCAGGGTACCTAGGCCATTTAAG GTTGGATCCCTACCAACAGGTGGATCATACATCATTATGGAGTTTATCGAATTTGGGGCATCTAGAGGCAATCAG GGAGAAAGCTCGCTGAAATGCATAAAGCTGGGAAATCTGAAAAAGGCTTTGGTTTCGATGTTGATAATACCATTGGCAG GAAAAAGATTGGTGAAGAACATGGCACCTCTCTTTCAAAACATTGTCATAGAGCCATGCTTACTTCATGGAGACTTGTGGAGTGGGAATATTAGCTCTGACAAGAATGGCGAGCCTGTTATACTAGACCCAGCATGCTATT ATGGACACAATGAAGCAGAATTTGGAATGTCATGGTGTGCTGGTTTTGGAGGATCATTTTACAATGCTTATTTTGAG GTGATGCCCAAACAACCAGGCTTTGAGAAGAGGAGAGAGATCTATTTGCTGTATCACTACCTGAATCATTACAATCTCTTTGGTTCCAGTTATCGGTCATCAGCAATGTCAATAATAGATGATTATCTGCTGATGCTAGGAGTGTAA
- the LOC133692779 gene encoding uncharacterized protein LOC133692779 — protein MGSFYNSYSNTNYNQRNQFSTERTPKMLKEFLIDDSYSCSSRGFKSFSRKPCDSTMKTLIETDIYNPRNVANPSNNIASYKLLKSRSKAAASTTISAFQAMVNAVKNVHFIAIKSPSLLPRSLSRRLSKKKCQNKENEVKMTITVKDIIRWKSFRDIVEDDKAPPSDLPPSPHHCTTTTTRSTSTTPRSGSSWCDSDFNSDYLPSWNGNFDECVENVVGAGKKFLPCVGEDSLEATTEARTCTKVGPKEDEDEQQHSPVSVIEFHFEEDEESSSSFHQSLATLDRTREKIMEKIRRSESVAKLVPVNLDKWMSMDENVSSEEDDDDDEDSDDLEGIRETNMIKDEEEEEINKVEEKAWKLLNHIKETGVECCNDNVDLLLNFFRDELATGRYETRKNGIDAELLNKAKAWINGEDSLWVGWEIVNKREDYVREMDREGRWKKFEEEQQELALEIENGVLRLLVDDLLLDLVSC, from the exons ATGGGTTCTTTCTATAATTCATATTCAAACACAAATTATAATCAAAGAAACCAATTTTCAACAGAGCGCACGCCTAAGATGCTCAAAGAGTTTCTCATAGATGATTCATATTCATGTTCCTCAAGGGGGTTCAAAtcattttcaagaaaaccatGCGATTCCACCATGAAAACCCTTATCGAAACTGATATTTATAATCCAAGAAACGTTGCTAATCCTAGCAACAATATTGCAAGTTACAAGCTGCTTAAAAGTCGTTCAAAAGCAGCAGCCTCAACAACAATCTCAGCTTTTCAAGCCATGGTGAACGCCGTCAAGAACGTGCATTTCATTGCCATTAAGTCTCCCTCACTTTTACCCAGGAGTCTCTCCCGGAGACTATCAAAAAAGAAGTGTCAAAACAAGGAGAATGAAGTCAAAATGACAATCACGGTAAAAGACATTATACGGTGGAAATCGTTTCGGGACATTGTCGAAGACGACAAAGCTCCACCATCGGATTTGCCACCATCACCCCATCATTGCACCACTACCACAACCAGGTCCACTTCTACCACCCCACGTAGCGGGTCAAGTTGGTGCGATAGTGATTTCAACTCGGATTATTTGCCATCTTGGAACGGTAATTTTGACGAGTGTGTTGAAAATGTGGTCGGAGCGGGTAAGAAATTCTTACCATGTGTCGGCGAGGATTCTTTGGAGGCGACAACAGAGGCAAGAACATGTACAAAAGTGGGTCCCAAG GAGGACGAGGACGAACAACAGCATAGTCCTGTTTCAGTAATTGAGTTCCattttgaagaagatgaagagtcAAGTTCGTCTTTTCATCAAAGCCTTGCCACTTTGGATA GGACTAGAGAAAAGATTATGGAAAAGATCCGAAGATCTGAGAGTGTAGCCAAACTGGTCCCTGTCAACCTCGATAAATGGATGTCAATGGACGAAAACGTTAGCtctgaagaagatgatgacgaTGACGAAGACAGCGATGATCTTGAAGGAATTAGAGAAACAAATATGATCAAGGacgaagaagaggaagaaattaaCAAAGTCGAAGAAAAGGCATGGAAGCTACTGAACCATATCAAAGAAACTGGTGTGGAATGCTGCAATGACAACGTGGACCTACTATTGAACTTCTTTAGAGATGAATTGGCTACAGGGAGATATGAGACTAGAAAAAATGGGATTGATGCGGAATTACTGAATAAAGCAAAAGCTTGGATAAATGGGGAAGACAGCTTATGGGTTGGATGGGAGATAGTGAATAAAAGGGAGGATTATGTTAGAGAAATGGACAGGGAAGGCAGATGGAAAAAGTTTGAGGAAGAGCAACAAGAGCTTGCTTTGGAAATTGAGAATGGTGTGCTTCGTCTTTTGGTTGATGACTTGCTGCTTGATCTCGTCTCTTGCTGA